The following coding sequences lie in one Paraburkholderia largidicola genomic window:
- a CDS encoding GntR family transcriptional regulator, with protein sequence MNDLNTSRFASRLPASAAPAGAVRGLSRADAVYLQLRDDIFELRLLPGERLTEGTVAERFGVSRTPAREALQRLQSDGLMQGYVRGGWEVVPIDFKRFDDLYEMRELIETFAVRKLCVAPLGEAVRRLLDELGEIWKVPAAARERDGRKVAELDEAFHYALVAATGNDELAAALERVTGRIRVVRWLDLVHGDCLDETYQEHGAILDAIRTGDAATALARIEQHIRGSQAEVRKLTLHRLQSARTK encoded by the coding sequence ATGAACGACCTCAACACTTCCCGATTCGCTAGTCGCCTACCGGCGAGTGCTGCGCCCGCCGGCGCCGTTCGCGGCCTGTCGCGCGCGGACGCCGTGTACCTTCAGCTGCGCGACGACATATTCGAACTGCGCCTGCTTCCCGGCGAACGGCTCACCGAGGGCACGGTCGCGGAACGCTTCGGCGTGTCGCGCACGCCCGCGCGTGAAGCGCTGCAGCGCCTGCAAAGCGATGGACTGATGCAAGGCTACGTACGGGGTGGCTGGGAAGTCGTGCCGATCGACTTCAAGCGCTTCGACGATCTCTACGAAATGCGCGAGCTGATCGAAACATTTGCGGTCCGCAAGCTTTGCGTGGCGCCGCTCGGCGAGGCCGTGCGCCGTCTGCTCGACGAACTTGGCGAGATCTGGAAAGTGCCTGCCGCCGCGCGCGAACGCGACGGCCGCAAGGTTGCGGAACTGGACGAGGCGTTTCACTATGCTCTCGTCGCGGCGACCGGCAACGACGAGCTCGCGGCGGCGCTAGAACGCGTGACGGGCCGCATCCGCGTGGTGCGCTGGCTTGATCTCGTACACGGCGATTGTCTCGACGAGACCTATCAGGAACATGGCGCGATTCTCGACGCCATCCGCACCGGCGACGCCGCCACGGCACTTGCCCGCATCGAGCAGCATATTCGCGGCAGCCAGGCCGAAGTGCGCAAGCTCACACTGCACCGCCTTCAGAGCGCGCGCACTAAATAA
- a CDS encoding Rrf2 family transcriptional regulator, with protein sequence MSANSRLTVATHILAWMALVARDHPDDPVTSERIAASVKTNPVVIRRTLGVLSKAGLVQSYRGINAGWRLARPAEKISLLDVFDALEEGSQFGLHPTQPSQACPVGRGIGATLSHVYDSIHETVRTTLASKTVAAVLADILESQRSSTRY encoded by the coding sequence ATGAGCGCCAATAGCCGTCTTACGGTGGCAACCCACATTCTGGCCTGGATGGCGCTCGTCGCACGCGATCATCCTGATGACCCCGTCACGTCCGAGCGGATCGCCGCGAGCGTGAAGACCAATCCCGTTGTGATCCGACGGACGCTCGGCGTCCTGTCCAAAGCTGGGCTCGTGCAAAGCTATCGCGGTATCAATGCGGGGTGGCGACTCGCGAGACCCGCTGAAAAGATCTCGCTGCTCGATGTGTTCGACGCGCTCGAAGAGGGCAGCCAGTTCGGATTGCATCCGACGCAGCCGAGCCAGGCTTGCCCTGTCGGGCGGGGTATCGGCGCGACGTTGAGCCACGTCTACGATTCGATTCACGAAACCGTGAGAACGACGCTGGCATCGAAAACGGTCGCAGCCGTGCTCGCCGATATTCTTGAATCCCAGCGTTCGAGCACGCGTTATTGA
- a CDS encoding FAD-dependent oxidoreductase yields the protein MSKRYSGERAVVIGAGMGGLPATQVLADHFREVVVLERDVLPADATPRPGVPQGKHPHGLLAGGLKALCDLFPDFSSTLAQAGANSLDSGLEVRHEYPGQAPFPVRSLGVATFTMTRPLLELAVRRRVLERANVIFRDGCRVVAIDATPDGSAVASVSYKTRDGKMEVLPADLVVDASGRGKPTLDFLASTGRPMPEETVIGVDFGYSTAVYTIPPHATPATKVMITMPRAPEQSRMGLVLLREDGKWFAALGGRGADTPPADGDAFTAYAASLPTSSVYDAIKDATLHGDIEQFAFPESRRRYFNGADDFPRGLIPIADSVCRFNPVYGQGMSAAAQEAVVLRNLLASHAYDPDPLASLSSEFLSAIESIIDNPWSLAALPDLAYPDARGKRPADLEKSIGHHMAIIQAAHHDPDIHKQLIEVLNLLKPVSTLKALEVMQ from the coding sequence ATGTCGAAACGTTATTCAGGTGAACGAGCAGTTGTCATTGGCGCAGGAATGGGCGGGCTGCCCGCCACGCAGGTTCTGGCCGACCACTTCAGGGAAGTCGTCGTGCTTGAACGCGATGTCCTTCCCGCTGACGCGACCCCACGGCCCGGCGTTCCACAGGGCAAGCATCCCCATGGCTTGCTTGCCGGTGGCCTCAAGGCGCTGTGCGATCTGTTTCCAGACTTTTCATCCACACTCGCGCAGGCAGGCGCCAACTCGCTCGACTCCGGCCTCGAGGTACGCCATGAGTATCCAGGGCAGGCGCCCTTTCCGGTGCGCAGTCTCGGCGTCGCCACCTTCACGATGACACGCCCGTTGCTGGAGCTTGCCGTGCGCCGTCGCGTGCTGGAACGTGCAAACGTTATCTTCCGCGATGGGTGCCGTGTCGTCGCGATCGACGCTACGCCTGACGGCAGTGCGGTCGCCTCGGTGTCGTACAAGACCCGCGACGGCAAAATGGAAGTATTGCCCGCCGACCTCGTCGTCGATGCATCCGGACGCGGAAAGCCTACGTTGGACTTCCTTGCATCCACCGGCCGTCCGATGCCGGAAGAGACAGTCATTGGCGTGGACTTCGGTTACTCGACAGCGGTCTATACGATTCCGCCCCACGCAACGCCCGCGACAAAGGTCATGATCACCATGCCCAGGGCGCCGGAACAAAGCCGTATGGGCCTCGTGCTGCTGCGCGAAGACGGCAAATGGTTCGCGGCGCTCGGAGGCCGGGGCGCGGACACGCCACCCGCCGACGGCGATGCCTTCACCGCCTACGCCGCAAGCCTGCCGACTTCCAGCGTGTACGACGCGATCAAGGACGCAACGCTGCACGGCGACATCGAACAGTTTGCCTTCCCTGAAAGCCGTCGACGCTACTTCAACGGCGCCGATGATTTTCCTCGCGGACTGATTCCGATTGCCGACTCGGTTTGCCGCTTCAATCCCGTCTACGGGCAGGGCATGAGCGCCGCGGCACAGGAAGCTGTCGTGCTGCGAAACCTGCTTGCGTCGCACGCCTACGATCCCGATCCGCTTGCCTCATTGAGCAGCGAGTTTCTGTCCGCTATCGAATCGATCATCGACAACCCGTGGTCGCTGGCAGCGCTGCCCGATCTGGCCTATCCCGATGCACGCGGCAAACGCCCCGCCGATCTGGAAAAATCGATCGGGCATCACATGGCGATCATCCAGGCGGCGCACCACGACCCTGATATCCATAAACAGTTGATCGAGGTGTTGAATCTGCTGAAGCCGGTCAGCACGCTAAAGGCGCTGGAGGTGATGCAGTAA
- a CDS encoding alkene reductase: protein MSTLFDPIQIGALKLPNRIIMAPLTRMRAFDDRAPGTLNAQHYALRASAGLIITEATSVTQQGVGYPNTPGIWSEKQVEGWKKVTSAVHAEGGVIVSQLWHVGRVSDPVYHNGQAPVAPSAIAPEGHVTRIRPMRAYSVPRALETDEIPGIVEDFRRGAENAKRAGFDGVELHAANGYLFDQFLHDGSNERTDRYGGSIENRARFLLEAVDALLTVWPANRVGVHLNLMSSSYSMRDSNPRALFRYVAEQLNARHIAFIFARESLDRGDQRIGRDVRRVFNGAYILNEGLTKESAEQAIQRGEGDAAAFGRPFVANPDLVERFRRGAALNAINPETIYTDDEAGYNDYPLLGEMVEAAGG from the coding sequence ATGTCCACACTCTTCGATCCGATCCAGATCGGCGCACTGAAACTGCCGAATCGCATCATCATGGCGCCGCTTACCCGCATGCGGGCATTCGACGACCGCGCACCGGGCACACTCAACGCGCAGCATTACGCGCTGCGCGCGAGCGCTGGGCTGATCATCACTGAAGCCACGTCTGTGACACAGCAGGGCGTTGGCTATCCGAACACACCGGGCATCTGGAGCGAGAAGCAGGTCGAAGGATGGAAGAAAGTCACCTCGGCGGTTCACGCCGAAGGCGGCGTGATTGTGTCGCAACTGTGGCACGTCGGTCGCGTCTCCGACCCGGTCTACCATAACGGGCAAGCGCCCGTCGCTCCAAGCGCAATAGCACCCGAAGGCCACGTGACGCGAATTCGTCCAATGCGCGCCTACTCGGTGCCGCGCGCGTTGGAGACGGATGAGATTCCAGGCATCGTCGAAGATTTCCGGCGTGGCGCAGAGAACGCGAAGCGTGCCGGTTTCGATGGCGTCGAGTTGCACGCGGCCAATGGCTATCTCTTTGATCAGTTCCTTCATGACGGCTCGAACGAACGGACGGATCGCTATGGCGGCTCGATTGAAAACCGCGCCCGCTTCCTTCTCGAGGCCGTCGACGCACTGCTCACCGTGTGGCCCGCCAATCGGGTCGGTGTGCATCTGAACCTCATGTCGAGCTCGTATTCGATGCGCGACTCGAATCCGCGCGCGTTGTTCCGCTATGTCGCCGAGCAACTGAATGCACGCCACATCGCGTTCATCTTTGCGCGCGAGTCGCTGGATCGTGGCGATCAGCGCATCGGGCGTGACGTGCGGCGCGTGTTCAACGGCGCATATATTCTCAATGAAGGGCTAACGAAGGAAAGCGCGGAGCAGGCTATTCAACGCGGAGAAGGCGACGCTGCGGCATTTGGACGTCCCTTTGTCGCCAATCCCGATCTGGTGGAACGATTCCGACGCGGCGCAGCGCTGAATGCCATCAACCCGGAAACGATCTATACGGACGACGAAGCGGGCTATAACGACTACCCGTTGCTTGGTGAAATGGTTGAAGCCGCGGGTGGATAG
- a CDS encoding COG4705 family protein, producing MQNKVPEVTVAFWTIKILSTTVGETGADYLAVHVGLGATLTIAITLSMLAASLAAQLSKRAYVPWIYWLTVVLVSVVGTQLTDVLTDGLGVSLYTSTAVFAVLLCVIFGTWYSRERTLSIHTIVTRNRELFYWTAILVTFALGTAAGDLATEALGLGFSLGVVIFGVLLVMMGVAAYLGANRVLIFWLAYILTRPFGASLGDLLSQAREYGGLGMGTVVTSIAFLAIIVVLVFLHSAARVRQGRIGST from the coding sequence ATGCAAAACAAGGTTCCGGAGGTCACAGTCGCCTTCTGGACAATCAAGATCTTGTCCACCACGGTCGGCGAGACGGGTGCCGACTACCTTGCTGTCCATGTCGGCCTCGGCGCCACGTTGACGATAGCAATCACGCTTTCCATGCTGGCCGCCTCGCTCGCTGCGCAGCTCAGCAAACGAGCCTATGTACCGTGGATCTACTGGCTCACCGTCGTGCTGGTCAGCGTGGTCGGCACGCAACTGACTGACGTGCTCACCGATGGTCTCGGAGTCAGCCTTTACACGAGCACGGCCGTATTCGCAGTACTGCTCTGCGTTATTTTCGGGACCTGGTACTCCAGGGAAAGAACCCTCTCCATTCACACAATCGTCACCCGCAATCGCGAACTCTTTTACTGGACTGCGATTCTTGTCACGTTCGCACTGGGCACGGCGGCTGGAGACCTTGCGACCGAAGCACTAGGGCTCGGTTTCAGTCTCGGTGTCGTCATATTCGGCGTATTGCTCGTCATGATGGGAGTTGCGGCCTACCTCGGCGCCAATCGCGTGCTGATCTTCTGGCTTGCCTACATTCTGACCCGGCCCTTTGGCGCTTCACTCGGCGACCTCCTCTCCCAGGCACGGGAGTATGGCGGACTTGGAATGGGCACGGTCGTCACAAGCATTGCCTTTCTCGCGATCATCGTCGTTCTGGTGTTCCTGCATTCCGCTGCAAGAGTGCGGCAAGGCAGGATCGGCAGTACCTAG
- a CDS encoding DUF4148 domain-containing protein, whose product MKHSLTISLIVAALTIPMISNAKVDSNGLTGSEVKAQVVQANKDGAHTSLPAAQEYGTMPLNYSQSGSRIKEGSDGRLFAHH is encoded by the coding sequence ATGAAACATTCGCTCACCATTTCACTGATTGTCGCTGCACTCACGATACCCATGATCTCTAATGCGAAAGTGGATTCGAACGGGTTGACCGGTAGCGAGGTCAAGGCACAGGTCGTGCAAGCCAATAAGGACGGCGCCCACACTTCGCTCCCTGCGGCGCAGGAGTACGGGACGATGCCTTTGAACTATTCACAATCGGGATCACGGATCAAGGAAGGAAGCGACGGACGGCTCTTCGCGCATCACTGA
- a CDS encoding NAD(P)H-dependent flavin oxidoreductase translates to MKASMVSRNLLATLKIKMPVIQAPMLGWATPAMAAAVSNAGALGAIGIGGMNAEDARAVIRATRALTDKPFNVNLFCHRRAISDPSCEARWLEYLEPHFARFQSRPPTTLRDILSTFGDDDAVLTMLLEERPAVVSFHFGLPEPTAIAALRDAGIVLFATATNRQDAERIADAHIDAIVAQGAEAGGHRGTFDPAAADEMLGTATLVRLLARENALPIIAAGGIMDGAGIAAMLALGAQAAQLGTAFVVTDESAASAADRAALLDRESRTAFTKAVSGRLARGIESPFTRLGQDPACPPIPDFPIAFEAARALAGAAKAHGSSDYDVRWAGAAVRLARAMPAAELVAVLMQETVDAVGSLQDEFAR, encoded by the coding sequence ATGAAAGCTTCAATGGTGTCACGAAACCTGCTTGCGACGCTCAAGATCAAGATGCCTGTCATTCAGGCGCCGATGCTTGGGTGGGCGACGCCGGCCATGGCCGCGGCCGTATCGAACGCTGGCGCGCTCGGGGCTATCGGCATAGGCGGCATGAATGCGGAGGACGCTCGTGCGGTGATCCGCGCGACGCGTGCGCTCACCGACAAGCCATTCAACGTCAATCTGTTTTGCCACAGGCGGGCGATTTCCGATCCGTCCTGTGAAGCGCGTTGGCTCGAATACCTCGAACCTCACTTCGCCCGCTTTCAGTCGCGACCGCCGACGACCTTGCGCGACATCCTCTCCACATTCGGCGACGACGATGCCGTTCTGACGATGCTGCTCGAGGAGCGGCCCGCCGTGGTCAGCTTTCACTTCGGACTGCCTGAGCCGACGGCCATCGCCGCGTTGCGCGATGCCGGTATCGTGCTATTCGCCACAGCAACGAATCGCCAGGATGCGGAGCGGATCGCGGACGCGCATATCGACGCAATCGTTGCTCAGGGTGCGGAAGCGGGAGGTCACCGCGGTACATTCGATCCCGCAGCCGCGGACGAGATGCTAGGGACGGCAACGTTGGTCCGGCTGCTCGCGCGCGAAAACGCGTTGCCGATCATTGCTGCGGGCGGAATCATGGACGGCGCGGGCATTGCAGCCATGCTTGCGTTGGGCGCTCAGGCCGCTCAGCTCGGCACCGCGTTCGTCGTTACCGACGAATCCGCGGCCAGCGCAGCGGATCGGGCTGCGCTGCTCGACCGTGAGAGCCGTACTGCATTCACCAAGGCGGTTTCCGGCAGGCTTGCACGCGGCATCGAAAGCCCTTTCACACGACTTGGGCAAGATCCGGCCTGTCCGCCGATTCCCGATTTTCCGATCGCCTTCGAGGCGGCGAGGGCACTGGCTGGTGCGGCGAAAGCTCATGGCAGTTCGGACTACGATGTCCGATGGGCCGGAGCGGCCGTGCGTTTGGCACGAGCGATGCCCGCCGCGGAGCTCGTGGCGGTGCTCATGCAGGAAACCGTCGACGCTGTCGGATCTTTGCAGGACGAATTCGCGCGCTGA
- a CDS encoding oxidoreductase, with product MRNNLFPVTVSRKWQIANGYHAVELRTTSRSPLPPFIDGSCVTLCLNSTGDKERTFPLLGVSSLSDGYVVGTRQNGDGRTDSLLSQFPLNERDEVYVGSPKSPPTILDDRARSILFAGGIGAASIAGIAKRLASAGQKFEVHNFARSADRAVLREELDALRSHGMVYHHFGLSDDLFAQKSSHAMSPTHANTQIYCSGPPAFMDLIERQAREWVYAANVHKIALGDQTAC from the coding sequence ATGCGCAACAACCTGTTTCCCGTCACCGTTAGCCGGAAATGGCAAATTGCCAACGGGTACCATGCCGTTGAACTTCGAACGACGTCAAGGTCGCCGCTTCCGCCGTTTATCGATGGATCGTGTGTCACACTCTGCCTGAATAGCACTGGCGACAAGGAAAGAACGTTTCCCTTACTCGGTGTTTCGTCCCTGTCAGATGGTTACGTGGTTGGCACGAGACAAAATGGTGATGGAAGAACGGACAGTCTCCTATCCCAGTTTCCACTGAATGAGCGAGACGAAGTGTATGTCGGCTCTCCCAAAAGCCCACCAACAATTTTGGACGATCGTGCGCGATCTATCCTGTTTGCTGGCGGAATAGGCGCAGCATCGATCGCAGGCATCGCGAAGCGGCTTGCCTCGGCGGGCCAAAAATTCGAGGTGCACAACTTCGCCCGATCGGCCGACCGCGCAGTGCTTCGAGAAGAACTCGACGCGCTTCGAAGTCACGGTATGGTCTATCACCATTTCGGCCTGTCCGATGATCTATTCGCGCAGAAGAGTTCCCACGCAATGAGTCCCACTCATGCCAACACGCAGATTTACTGCAGCGGCCCGCCTGCTTTCATGGATCTCATCGAGCGCCAGGCCCGCGAATGGGTTTATGCAGCGAACGTTCATAAAATTGCCCTTGGCGACCAGACGGCATGTTGA
- a CDS encoding gamma-glutamyltransferase family protein, translating into MLSTNLNPIRGVRGMAVAPHGLASQSALAVLREGGNAVEAMISAAATIAVVYPHMNSIGGDGFWLISMPGHTPVAIEACGAAAAAASIEAYRERGLDAIPSRGALAANTVAGTVSGWERAYQWSLDQGGGRLPLARLLDDAIHYARHGMPVTRSQSLCTSQKRGELEHVPGFTETFLDVVTRETPLTGTLFKQPRLAATLEQLARAGLRDFYEGDLAASIAADLQALGSPVAASDLARHQARLRTPLALAHSLGTVYNMPPPTQGLVSLMIVGLLDRLLERGMDPLGGEYVHACVEATKLAFAVRDRHITDPDYMNVDPQAFLTPAALDELAARVTPGAAAPWGNGLGPADTVWMGVVDGNGLAVSFIQSIYHEFGSGVVLPASGITWQNRGCSFSLDARARNPLTPLRRPFHTLNPALARFDDGRVMVYGNMGGDGQPQSQSAVFSRIAQFGWNPQAAIDAPRWLLGRTWGAATDTLKLESRFPAATFDTLRAFGHEVEALGAYDEAMGHAGAIVRHAHGGLEGGSDPRSDGAVASW; encoded by the coding sequence ATGTTGTCGACAAACCTGAACCCTATTCGTGGCGTACGTGGCATGGCCGTTGCGCCCCACGGGCTCGCATCGCAAAGCGCGCTCGCCGTGCTGCGCGAAGGCGGCAATGCCGTTGAGGCGATGATCTCCGCCGCCGCGACCATCGCAGTTGTCTATCCCCATATGAACAGCATCGGCGGCGATGGCTTCTGGCTGATTTCTATGCCGGGTCACACGCCAGTCGCCATCGAGGCATGCGGCGCGGCGGCCGCCGCGGCGTCGATCGAAGCCTATCGTGAGCGCGGCCTCGACGCGATTCCGTCTCGCGGCGCGCTGGCCGCTAACACGGTTGCAGGTACGGTCTCAGGATGGGAGCGCGCGTATCAATGGTCGCTCGACCAGGGCGGCGGTCGTCTGCCGCTTGCGCGCCTGCTCGACGACGCCATCCACTATGCGCGCCACGGCATGCCAGTGACGCGCAGTCAGTCGCTGTGCACGTCGCAAAAGCGCGGTGAACTCGAACACGTGCCCGGATTCACGGAGACCTTCCTCGACGTCGTCACGCGCGAGACGCCGCTAACGGGCACGCTCTTCAAACAACCGCGTCTGGCGGCCACGCTCGAACAGCTCGCGCGCGCCGGCCTGCGCGACTTCTACGAAGGCGATCTCGCCGCCTCCATCGCAGCCGACCTGCAGGCACTCGGCAGTCCCGTCGCTGCCAGCGACCTCGCCCGCCACCAAGCGCGCTTGCGCACGCCGCTCGCGCTCGCGCATTCCCTGGGCACCGTCTACAACATGCCGCCGCCGACTCAGGGGCTTGTCTCGCTGATGATCGTTGGCCTGCTCGACCGGCTTCTCGAGCGTGGCATGGACCCGCTCGGCGGCGAATATGTGCACGCGTGCGTCGAGGCGACCAAGCTCGCGTTCGCCGTGCGCGACCGTCACATTACCGATCCCGACTACATGAACGTCGATCCGCAGGCGTTTCTCACGCCCGCCGCGCTCGACGAACTCGCCGCGCGCGTCACGCCCGGCGCCGCTGCGCCTTGGGGCAACGGCCTCGGCCCCGCCGACACGGTGTGGATGGGCGTGGTCGACGGCAACGGCCTCGCTGTGAGCTTTATCCAGAGCATCTATCACGAGTTCGGCAGCGGCGTGGTGCTACCGGCCTCAGGCATCACCTGGCAAAACCGTGGCTGCAGTTTCTCGCTCGATGCACGTGCACGCAATCCGCTGACGCCGCTGCGTCGTCCGTTCCACACGCTCAATCCCGCGCTCGCGCGTTTCGACGACGGCCGTGTGATGGTCTACGGAAACATGGGAGGCGACGGTCAACCGCAATCGCAGAGCGCCGTGTTCTCGCGCATCGCGCAGTTCGGCTGGAACCCGCAGGCCGCCATCGATGCGCCGCGTTGGCTTCTCGGGCGCACGTGGGGCGCCGCCACCGACACGCTCAAGCTCGAATCGCGCTTTCCCGCCGCGACATTCGACACGCTGCGTGCGTTCGGTCACGAAGTCGAAGCGCTGGGCGCTTATGACGAAGCAATGGGCCACGCGGGCGCGATCGTGCGTCACGCACATGGCGGCCTCGAAGGGGGCAGCGATCCGCGCAGCGATGGCGCCGTCGCGAGCTGGTAG